CGCAACCTCGCCGACCTGACGTCCTCCCCGAGTTGCGGGGCGACGAAAAACGAGCCCGCTGGAAACCCACATAAGACCAGCCCCGCTGGCAGCGGGTATCGCCACGGGAAGACCCCGACCCAACGGGCCGGGGCCAACGCCGCGTAGCAATACGACGGCTCAGGAACGCTTTCACACCTTTCCTGAACGGTGAATGTGAAGACGGTGTTGCCATCCCGTGATCACGGAGTTCGGTGCACGAGATCCGGGGAGCACGGGGTGGCCGCGGCGAGCTCGTCCGCTCCGGAACGGGCGAGCAGCCGCTCGTCGTCCCGATTCAGCGTCGAGGGACAGCGCGCTGTCAGTGGCTCAGCCAGCAGTCGAGCACCCAACCGCGCAAGGGGTCGTTGCTCATCTCCACGAAACGCCACTGGTTGGAGGAGTAGTCGCCGCACGAGGCCCAGTCGCCGGTGGCCTCGTCGCCGTACAGCACGCAGTACTGTCCCTGGCTGGCGTACCCGTTGACCGCGGAATCGAGGAAGGGCGCACGACGTACCCGGATGTTGGTGCCGAGGAAGTCGCCGCACTTCATCGGGGAGACCTGCTGCTCAGCTACGTGATTCTCGCTCCCCGCGGCCCCTTCGGAGGGGGCGGCCCAAGCGGGTGTCGCCGGTGCGAGGGCGAGCAGTGCGGCTCCGGCGGTGGCCAGGACGGTTTTCCCGAGTGTTTTCACGAGAGCTCCCGGTGTTCTCGATGAGATCCGTTCTGCTGTCGACGATTCTTCGTCGATCGACGCGGCAGAGCTTAGAGGACGTCGACGAGTACGTGCGGGGAAATCGCGAAAAACGGGAAGTCGGTTCGGTGCGGACCGGCGTCGTGGTGTTGCGGGAAGGCCCTGGAGGGGCGGCACTGTTTCGTCGCCGCTCGGTTCTCGTGAACGCTTCGGTGCGGTTCGCCGGGATGTGTCCGAGACGCCGCGGACGGGTCGTGCTCGTGGCTGTTCACGCTTCGGGCCAGCTCCGCGGACCCGATATGGGGAGGAGTGGCCCGAGCGACTACGCGCGGGCTGGGCCGCGCGGTTCGTAGGCCCAGTGCATCGCCGATTCGAGCGGGCCGCGCCGGAAGCGGCGCAGCCACCACGAGGCCAGCGTCATGAACGTGCCCACGACCGCGCACCACGCGGCGAGGACCCACCACGGGCGGGCGGGGTCGAGGGTCGTCGCGAGCCCGAGCCCCCAGCCGTAGCACAGCGCGCTGCTGAGCAGGTTCTGGAACACGTAGCAGGACATGGCCGTCCGCCCGGTCGAGGCCAGACCGCTGCGCAGTGGACCCGGGCGGCCGCTGGTGCGGTGCGCGAGTTCGACGATCAGGCCGAGCAGGCCGAACGCGACGACGGGCGGCAGGACGTAGCGGTCCACGAAGAACCACTCCTGCCCGGCGAAGCTGGTCACCAGGTTCGCCGGGACGCCGAGCCCGAGTCCCCAGCGGATCAGCCGGGTGCGGATCGCGGTCCCGTGCGGGGCGTCGGCGAACGCGCCCGCGCGCATCAGCTCGATGCCGGCCAGGAACAGGACCGTGCTCATCGGGATCACGATGACCAGCTCGGCCCGGTAGGTTCCGATCTCGGTGATGCGGGCCTGGAGCTGTTCGAGCCAACCGCCGTGGCTGTACAGCGTGGTGCCCGTCCAGCCCGGGGGTGACAGGGCGACGTGTCCGGTGCGCATCCCGAGGGTGAGCACCGTGATCATGCCGGTGTGCAGCAGCGCCGCGGTGGCCATCCACCAGTGCCGCACCTTCCTGCGGGCCCCGACGAGCACGGACACGTACATCGCCACCAGCGCGTAGCCCATGAGCACGTCGAACTCGAAGATCAGCAGGTAGTGCAGTGCTCCCTCGAGCAGCAGCAGCGCGCACCGCCACAGGTATCTGCCGGGCCATGCTCGTCCGCGGCGGCGCGCGGACTGGTACTGCAGCTCGAGCCCGACCCCGAACATGATGGACAGCAGCGCCACGGACTTGCCGTTGACGAGGAACAGCAGCAGCGATTCGACCACGTCGGCGAGTGATCCGTCGCGGTTGCCCATCGCCCGCAGCCATCCGGCGGGCCCGTCGGGGTCGGTGAAGATCCAGATGTTGGTGCCGAGCGTGCCCAGGATCGCCGCGCCGCGCACCAGGTCGAGTGCCTCGATGCGCTGCGTCGTGCTCGTCGTCGCGGCTTGATCCGGGGTGTGCGCGGGGTGTGTGCTGGGCGCGGGTCGCTGCTGCTTCACGCTCGTCGAGCGTAGGAATGCGGACGCGCGCAGTCCTGCACCCGCGGGTGGAATCGCGGGTGGAGATCCGGTGGGAGCCTAATCCCGCGTCAGGCCGTGCTCGTAGGCGTAGCGCACGGCCTCGGCCCGGTGGCGTGCCCCGATCTTGGCGAAGGCGTTGTTGATGTGGGACTTGACCGTGGCTTCGCCGATGAACAGCTCGCCCGCGATCTCGGCGTT
The sequence above is a segment of the Actinopolyspora saharensis genome. Coding sequences within it:
- a CDS encoding DUF418 domain-containing protein, whose translation is MKQQRPAPSTHPAHTPDQAATTSTTQRIEALDLVRGAAILGTLGTNIWIFTDPDGPAGWLRAMGNRDGSLADVVESLLLFLVNGKSVALLSIMFGVGLELQYQSARRRGRAWPGRYLWRCALLLLEGALHYLLIFEFDVLMGYALVAMYVSVLVGARRKVRHWWMATAALLHTGMITVLTLGMRTGHVALSPPGWTGTTLYSHGGWLEQLQARITEIGTYRAELVIVIPMSTVLFLAGIELMRAGAFADAPHGTAIRTRLIRWGLGLGVPANLVTSFAGQEWFFVDRYVLPPVVAFGLLGLIVELAHRTSGRPGPLRSGLASTGRTAMSCYVFQNLLSSALCYGWGLGLATTLDPARPWWVLAAWCAVVGTFMTLASWWLRRFRRGPLESAMHWAYEPRGPARA